In the Magnolia sinica isolate HGM2019 chromosome 15, MsV1, whole genome shotgun sequence genome, one interval contains:
- the LOC131227032 gene encoding protein EXECUTER 2, chloroplastic-like isoform X2, giving the protein MAVANAWSAQNAPSLPLFKRSFLDFSMKKETNSNVLGSILQKPISKNGRTWTLSCRCTSSSSTSSSSSVWDWNRWSRHFSEIDQAESFSSVLKFQLEEAIENEDFQEAAKLKTAIAEAASKDSVAEVMSQLKNTIDEERYHDASRLCRLTASGLVGWWVGLSKDSNDYFGRVVRITPAVGRFVARNYSPRQLITASPGTPLFEIFLVKDADQTYIIQVVFLQPVKSSSTLSTSPLSKPTDGPPISDTENSSEKGIPMNKNVEEESKGKNAHTDDVSDEGIKDVINFLKDRIPGLKVNVQVVNIDVTEEIEGESGSLEKLIQEDGEESSSTENSKDLADNADDIQRETVSMGGGSADPREEEKNTGTKLFIGGLLHNEDIPPKAYARVPAEIKDMERDSFVLHIPGRERDPEVGEGKAAKLKVAAIAAQAVSELMPLDVAKAFWSVDKAPSKVSRDIREVVKLVSQAQRRSRLSATTIFNRITAPTNGLDPFDVCTGFHGAIWRMLRRSGHSSGRPAHQWATYKTSLTLDDHN; this is encoded by the exons atggcggtGGCAAACGCATGGAGTGCGCAGAACGCACCCTCACTCCCTCTCTTTAAACGCTCGTTTCTTGATTTCTCTATGAAAAAGGAGACGAATTCCAACGTATTGGGTTCGATTCTTCAAAAACCCATTTCAAAAAACGGCAGGACTTGGACCCTCTCTTGCCGttgcaccagcagcagcagcacaaGCAGTAGTTCATCTGTTTGGGATTGGAATCGATGGAGTCGGCATTTCTCGGAAATCGATCAGGCTGAGAGCTTCTCCTCGGTTCTTAAG TTTCAACTGGAAGAAGCTATTGAGAATGAGGATTTTCAGGAAGCCGCAAAACTGAAAACGGCTATTGCAGAAGCAGCTTCAAAAGACAGCGTAGCTGAAGTTATGTCTCAATTGAAG AACACAATAGATGAAGAGCGCTACCATGATGCATCTAGACTGTGTAGGCTTACTGCAAGTGGGCTG GTTGGTTGGTGGGTGGGACTATCAAAGGATTCAAATGATTATTTTGGCAGAGTAGTACGAATAACCCCTGCTGTGGGTAGATTTGTGGCTAGGAATTACAGTCCAAG ACAACTGATTACTGCATCTCCTGGCACCCCATTGTTTGAAATTTTTCTTGTCAAGGATGCTGACCAGACATACATAATTCAG GTGGTATTCTTGCAGCCAGTCAAAAGCAGTTCGACACTTTCCACATCACCGCTGTCAAAACCCACAGATGGTCCACCCATATCTGACACTGAGAACTCTTCTGAGAAAGGCATCCCGATGAACAAAAAtgtagaagaagaaagcaaggggAAAAATGCGCATACTGATGATGTCAGTGATGAAGGAATAAAAGATGTTATTAATTTCCTTAAAGACAGAATTCCAGGATTGAAAGTTAATGTTCAAGTTGTCAACATCGATGTAACCGAGGAAATAGAAGGAGAGAGTGGTTCTTTGGAAAAGTTAATACAGGAAGATGGTGAGGAGTCAAGTTCTACTGAAAATTCCAAAGATCTGGCTGATAATGCAGATGATATTCAACGTGAAACAGTTTCCATGGGTGGAGGGAGTGCTGATCCGAGGGAGGAAGAAAAGAATACGGGCACGAAGCTTTTCATTGGTGGGTTGCTACATAATGAGGACATCCCACCGAAGGCATACGCACGGGTTCCAGCTGAGATAAAGGATATGGAGAGGGATTCTTTTGTGCTACATATtcctgggagagagagagatccagaaGTTGGTGAAGGTAAAGCAGCTAAGCTCAAGGTTGCAGCCATTGCGGCCCAGGCAGTTTCGGAGCTTATGCCTCTTGATGTTGCTAAGGCGTTTTGGAGTGTGGATAAGGCTCCTTCAAAG GTTTCTAGAGATATACGTGAAGTCGTCAAGCTTGTTAGTCAGGCGCAGAGGCGGAGCAGACTATCTGCGACTACAATTTTTAATCGAATCACTGCTCCCACCAATGGCTTAGATCCATTTGATG TATGTACAGGTTTCCACGGTGCAATATGGCGGATGCTTAGAAGATCTGGACACTCGTCTGGCCGGCCTGCCCATCAATGGGCAACATATAAAACATCACTCACATTGGATGATCATAACTAG
- the LOC131227032 gene encoding protein EXECUTER 2, chloroplastic-like isoform X3, which produces MAVANAWSAQNAPSLPLFKRSFLDFSMKKETNSNVLGSILQKPISKNGRTWTLSCRCTSSSSTSSSSSVWDWNRWSRHFSEIDQAESFSSVLKFQLEEAIENEDFQEAAKLKTAIAEAASKDSVAEVMSQLKNTIDEERYHDASRLCRLTASGLVGWWVGLSKDSNDYFGRVVRITPAVGRFVARNYSPRQLITASPGTPLFEIFLVKDADQTYIIQVVFLQPVKSSSTLSTSPLSKPTDGPPISDTENSSEKGIPMNKNVEEESKGKNAHTDDVSDEGIKDVINFLKDRIPGLKVNVQVVNIDVTEEIEGESGSLEKLIQEDGEESSSTENSKDLADNADDIQRETVSMGGGSADPREEEKNTGTKLFIGGLLHNEDIPPKAYARVPAEIKDMERDSFVLHIPGRERDPEVGEGKAAKLKVAAIAAQAVSELMPLDVAKAFWSVDKAPSKVSRDIREVVKLVSQAQRRSRLSATTIFNRITAPTNGLDPFDGFHGAIWRMLRRSGHSSGRPAHQWATYKTSLTLDDHN; this is translated from the exons atggcggtGGCAAACGCATGGAGTGCGCAGAACGCACCCTCACTCCCTCTCTTTAAACGCTCGTTTCTTGATTTCTCTATGAAAAAGGAGACGAATTCCAACGTATTGGGTTCGATTCTTCAAAAACCCATTTCAAAAAACGGCAGGACTTGGACCCTCTCTTGCCGttgcaccagcagcagcagcacaaGCAGTAGTTCATCTGTTTGGGATTGGAATCGATGGAGTCGGCATTTCTCGGAAATCGATCAGGCTGAGAGCTTCTCCTCGGTTCTTAAG TTTCAACTGGAAGAAGCTATTGAGAATGAGGATTTTCAGGAAGCCGCAAAACTGAAAACGGCTATTGCAGAAGCAGCTTCAAAAGACAGCGTAGCTGAAGTTATGTCTCAATTGAAG AACACAATAGATGAAGAGCGCTACCATGATGCATCTAGACTGTGTAGGCTTACTGCAAGTGGGCTG GTTGGTTGGTGGGTGGGACTATCAAAGGATTCAAATGATTATTTTGGCAGAGTAGTACGAATAACCCCTGCTGTGGGTAGATTTGTGGCTAGGAATTACAGTCCAAG ACAACTGATTACTGCATCTCCTGGCACCCCATTGTTTGAAATTTTTCTTGTCAAGGATGCTGACCAGACATACATAATTCAG GTGGTATTCTTGCAGCCAGTCAAAAGCAGTTCGACACTTTCCACATCACCGCTGTCAAAACCCACAGATGGTCCACCCATATCTGACACTGAGAACTCTTCTGAGAAAGGCATCCCGATGAACAAAAAtgtagaagaagaaagcaaggggAAAAATGCGCATACTGATGATGTCAGTGATGAAGGAATAAAAGATGTTATTAATTTCCTTAAAGACAGAATTCCAGGATTGAAAGTTAATGTTCAAGTTGTCAACATCGATGTAACCGAGGAAATAGAAGGAGAGAGTGGTTCTTTGGAAAAGTTAATACAGGAAGATGGTGAGGAGTCAAGTTCTACTGAAAATTCCAAAGATCTGGCTGATAATGCAGATGATATTCAACGTGAAACAGTTTCCATGGGTGGAGGGAGTGCTGATCCGAGGGAGGAAGAAAAGAATACGGGCACGAAGCTTTTCATTGGTGGGTTGCTACATAATGAGGACATCCCACCGAAGGCATACGCACGGGTTCCAGCTGAGATAAAGGATATGGAGAGGGATTCTTTTGTGCTACATATtcctgggagagagagagatccagaaGTTGGTGAAGGTAAAGCAGCTAAGCTCAAGGTTGCAGCCATTGCGGCCCAGGCAGTTTCGGAGCTTATGCCTCTTGATGTTGCTAAGGCGTTTTGGAGTGTGGATAAGGCTCCTTCAAAG GTTTCTAGAGATATACGTGAAGTCGTCAAGCTTGTTAGTCAGGCGCAGAGGCGGAGCAGACTATCTGCGACTACAATTTTTAATCGAATCACTGCTCCCACCAATGGCTTAGATCCATTTGATG GTTTCCACGGTGCAATATGGCGGATGCTTAGAAGATCTGGACACTCGTCTGGCCGGCCTGCCCATCAATGGGCAACATATAAAACATCACTCACATTGGATGATCATAACTAG